The Mycobacteriales bacterium genome window below encodes:
- a CDS encoding iron ABC transporter permease, whose protein sequence is MTEVLLRPARPDDPDVVAPGRRAAQGLRPPLLLVVPALVTAAVALVPVLYLVVRALDGGPGELADRLWRPRTLELLTRSLVLAGSVTATCLVLGVALAWLVVRSDVPWRRGWVVLAALPLAVPTYVAGFAWISFFPDLVGFRGTFVVLTACSYPYVLLPVVAALRHLDPAGEEVARSLGLSSRQAFLRVVLPQLRPALATGGLLVALYALSDFGAPSIMRHDVFTRAIYTSYNASTNRQTAAVLSLVLVAVTVVLVVLEGRTRGRARYSRVGQGGARSQQTVGLGPLRWPSLGLLAAVTTTSLGVPAAALVYWTAKGTGDSFPGERLASAATTSLTLAALGAVATTVLAIPVGLLAARRAGRLPRLLEQSSYVGHALPGVVIALAMVFLFIQVDALSPLYQRTPMLVLAYVVLFLPLAVGAVHTSAAQAPPVLEEVARASGSGPLDVLRRVTLPLAMPGIASGAALVLLTCMKELPATLLVAPPGTATLATRLWTETGVASYSAAAPYAALLVALSAVPTYLLVVRGGTR, encoded by the coding sequence TTGACCGAGGTCCTCCTCCGACCGGCCCGGCCCGACGACCCCGACGTCGTCGCACCGGGCCGTCGGGCTGCCCAGGGCCTGCGCCCACCGCTGCTGCTCGTCGTACCCGCCCTCGTCACCGCGGCGGTCGCGCTCGTCCCCGTGCTCTACCTCGTCGTGCGGGCCCTCGACGGCGGCCCCGGCGAGCTGGCCGACCGGCTCTGGCGCCCGCGCACCCTCGAGCTGCTCACCCGCAGCCTCGTCCTGGCCGGGTCGGTGACCGCAACCTGCCTCGTCCTCGGCGTCGCCCTGGCCTGGCTGGTCGTGCGCAGCGACGTGCCGTGGCGGCGCGGCTGGGTCGTGCTCGCCGCGCTGCCGCTCGCCGTGCCGACCTACGTCGCGGGCTTCGCCTGGATCTCGTTCTTCCCCGACCTGGTGGGCTTCCGGGGCACCTTCGTCGTGCTCACCGCCTGCAGCTACCCCTACGTCCTGCTGCCCGTCGTCGCGGCGCTGCGCCACCTCGACCCGGCCGGCGAGGAGGTCGCCCGCTCCCTGGGCCTGTCCTCGCGGCAGGCCTTCCTGCGGGTCGTGCTCCCCCAGCTGCGCCCGGCGCTGGCCACCGGCGGACTGCTCGTCGCGCTCTACGCGCTGTCCGACTTCGGGGCGCCGTCGATCATGCGCCACGACGTCTTCACCCGCGCCATCTACACCTCCTACAACGCCTCGACCAACCGGCAGACCGCCGCGGTGCTGTCGCTCGTGCTCGTCGCGGTCACCGTCGTCCTGGTCGTGCTGGAAGGCCGCACCCGCGGCCGCGCCCGCTACTCCCGGGTCGGCCAGGGCGGCGCGCGGAGCCAGCAGACCGTCGGCCTCGGTCCGCTGCGCTGGCCGTCACTCGGACTGCTCGCCGCCGTCACCACGACCTCGCTCGGCGTGCCCGCGGCCGCGCTCGTCTACTGGACGGCCAAGGGCACCGGCGACTCCTTCCCCGGCGAGCGGCTCGCCTCCGCCGCCACGACCTCGCTGACGCTGGCCGCCCTCGGGGCCGTCGCGACGACCGTGCTGGCCATCCCCGTGGGCCTGCTCGCCGCCCGTCGCGCGGGCCGGCTCCCCCGCCTGCTGGAGCAGTCGTCCTACGTCGGCCATGCTCTGCCCGGCGTGGTCATCGCGCTCGCCATGGTGTTCCTGTTCATCCAGGTCGACGCGCTCTCGCCGCTCTACCAGCGGACCCCGATGCTGGTGCTGGCCTACGTCGTGCTCTTCCTGCCGCTGGCCGTCGGCGCGGTGCACACCTCGGCCGCGCAGGCCCCGCCGGTCCTCGAGGAGGTCGCCCGCGCGAGCGGCTCCGGGCCCCTCGACGTGCTGCGGCGGGTGACGCTGCCGCTGGCGATGCCGGGCATCGCGTCGGGCGCCGCGCTCGTGCTGCTCACCTGCATGAAGGAGCTGCCCGCGACGCTGCTCGTGGCGCCGCCGGGCACGGCGACCCTGGCGACCCGGCTCTGGACCGAGACCGGGGTCGCGAGCTACTCCGCCGCGGCCCCCTACGCTGCACTGCTCGTGGCCCTCTCCGCCGTCCCGACCTACCTGCTCGTCGTGCGCGGCGGCACCCGGTGA
- a CDS encoding ABC transporter ATP-binding protein: MTAALRVRGLEKAYDAPVLRGLDLDVPAGSLVALLGPSGCGKTTLLRCVAGFERASAGTIEVDGRDVTALPPEKRRVGVVPQEGALFPHLSVRANVGFGLPRAERHGPRVDEVLDLVGLTGYADRMPHELSGGQQQRVAVARALAPAPALVLLDEPFSALDAGLRAAVRAEVRACLQAAGASAVLVTHDQQEALSVADVVAVVRDGRVVQAADPWEVYAHPADLGVAMFVGEAVVLSGAVVDGRVESPLGELTVEDRSLSGPVALVVRPEQLEVAPDDLPVVSALVVDRVFYGHDALLRLELPGGATATARTPGHPLPPVGSSVAVGVRGPVVAFPR; this comes from the coding sequence GTGACGGCTGCGCTGCGGGTCCGGGGGCTCGAGAAGGCCTACGACGCGCCCGTGCTGCGCGGGCTCGACCTCGACGTGCCGGCGGGCTCGCTGGTGGCGCTGCTCGGCCCGTCCGGCTGCGGCAAGACGACGCTGCTGCGGTGCGTCGCGGGCTTCGAGCGGGCCAGCGCCGGCACCATCGAGGTCGACGGCCGCGACGTCACCGCGCTGCCGCCCGAGAAGCGCCGGGTCGGGGTCGTGCCTCAGGAAGGTGCGCTCTTCCCCCACCTGTCGGTGCGGGCCAACGTCGGCTTCGGGCTGCCGCGCGCTGAGCGCCACGGGCCTCGGGTGGACGAGGTCCTCGACCTCGTCGGCCTCACCGGCTACGCCGACCGGATGCCGCACGAGCTGTCCGGCGGCCAGCAGCAGCGGGTCGCGGTCGCCCGCGCGCTCGCGCCCGCACCCGCACTGGTGCTGCTGGACGAGCCCTTCAGCGCCCTCGACGCGGGCCTGCGCGCGGCCGTGCGCGCCGAGGTCCGCGCCTGCCTGCAAGCCGCCGGCGCGTCCGCCGTCCTCGTCACCCACGACCAGCAGGAGGCGCTGTCGGTCGCCGACGTCGTGGCGGTCGTGCGCGACGGCCGGGTCGTGCAGGCCGCCGACCCGTGGGAGGTCTACGCCCACCCGGCCGATCTCGGGGTCGCGATGTTCGTCGGTGAGGCGGTGGTGCTGTCCGGCGCGGTCGTCGACGGCCGGGTCGAGTCACCGCTCGGGGAGCTGACCGTGGAGGACCGCTCGCTGTCCGGGCCGGTCGCGCTGGTCGTGCGACCCGAGCAGCTCGAGGTCGCGCCCGACGACCTGCCCGTCGTCTCGGCCCTCGTGGTCGACCGGGTCTTCTACGGCCACGACGCGCTGCTGCGCCTCGAGCTGCCGGGTGGCGCGACCGCGACGGCCCGCACCCCGGGCCACCCACTGCCGCCTGTCGGCTCATCGGTGGCCGTCGGCGTACGCGGTCCCGTCGTCGCCTTCCCCCGCTGA
- a CDS encoding ABC-F family ATP-binding cassette domain-containing protein, with the protein MITVTEVELRAGARALLSGVTFRVQPGDRIGLVGRNGAGKTTLTKTLAGETLPAAGQITRSGEVGYLPQDPRTGDLDQLARDRVLSARGLDTIVTGMEKLQVELAEKPDDAEVLERYGRLEERFTALGGYSAEAEAARICSNLGLPERALHQRLGTLSGGQRRRIELARILFSGATTLLLDEPTNHLDADSIVWLRDFLKKHHGGLIVISHDVELLDAVVNKVFHLDANRAELDQYNVGWKTYLQQRETDEKRRKRERANAEKQAGVLLLQADKMRAKATKAKAAQGMAKRAERLLAGTEGQRAQDKVAKLRFPEPAPCGKTPLTARELSKSYGSLEIFTDVDLAIDRGARVVVLGLNGAGKTTLLKLLSGTEAPDTGEVLPGHGLRLGYYAQEHDTLDVDRTVLENMRSSSPDLPEPEARRVLGSFLFSGDVVHQPAGTLSGGEKTRLALATLVVSGANVLLLDEPTNNLDPASREEILSALAGYKGAVVLVTHDEGAVRALDPEKVLLLPDGVEDQWSDELLDLVSLA; encoded by the coding sequence ATGATCACCGTCACCGAGGTCGAGCTGCGCGCTGGTGCGCGTGCACTGCTGTCCGGCGTCACCTTCCGGGTGCAGCCCGGCGACCGCATCGGCCTGGTCGGCCGCAACGGCGCCGGCAAGACCACCCTCACCAAGACCCTCGCCGGCGAGACGCTGCCGGCCGCCGGGCAGATCACGCGCAGCGGCGAGGTCGGCTACCTCCCGCAGGACCCGCGCACCGGTGACCTCGACCAGCTCGCCCGTGACCGGGTGCTGTCGGCGCGCGGCCTCGACACGATCGTGACCGGCATGGAGAAGCTGCAGGTCGAGCTCGCCGAGAAGCCCGACGACGCCGAGGTGCTGGAGCGCTACGGTCGGCTCGAGGAGCGGTTCACCGCCCTCGGCGGCTACAGCGCCGAGGCCGAGGCGGCCCGGATCTGCTCCAACCTGGGGCTGCCCGAGCGGGCGCTGCACCAGCGGCTCGGCACCCTGTCGGGTGGTCAGCGCCGCCGCATCGAGCTCGCCCGGATCCTCTTCAGCGGCGCGACGACCCTGCTGCTCGACGAGCCCACCAACCACCTCGACGCCGACTCGATCGTGTGGCTGCGCGACTTCCTCAAGAAGCACCACGGCGGGCTCATCGTCATCAGCCACGACGTCGAGCTGCTCGACGCGGTCGTCAACAAGGTCTTCCACCTCGACGCCAACCGGGCCGAGCTCGACCAGTACAACGTCGGCTGGAAGACCTACCTGCAGCAGCGGGAGACCGACGAGAAGCGCCGCAAGCGCGAGCGCGCCAACGCCGAGAAGCAGGCCGGCGTGCTGCTGCTGCAGGCCGACAAGATGCGCGCCAAGGCCACCAAGGCCAAGGCCGCACAGGGCATGGCGAAGCGGGCCGAGCGGCTGCTCGCCGGCACCGAGGGCCAGCGGGCGCAGGACAAGGTCGCCAAGCTGCGCTTCCCCGAGCCGGCCCCGTGCGGCAAGACGCCGCTGACGGCCCGCGAGCTGTCGAAGTCCTACGGCTCGCTCGAGATCTTCACCGACGTCGACCTCGCGATCGACCGGGGCGCGCGGGTCGTCGTGCTCGGCCTCAACGGTGCCGGCAAGACCACGCTGCTCAAGCTGCTGTCCGGCACCGAGGCCCCCGACACCGGCGAGGTCCTGCCCGGCCACGGCCTGCGGCTCGGCTACTACGCGCAGGAGCACGACACCCTCGACGTCGACCGCACCGTGCTGGAGAACATGCGCTCGTCCTCGCCTGACCTCCCCGAGCCGGAGGCCCGTCGCGTGCTCGGGTCGTTCCTGTTCAGCGGTGACGTGGTGCACCAGCCCGCCGGGACGCTGTCGGGTGGCGAGAAGACCCGCCTGGCGCTCGCGACGCTGGTGGTCAGCGGCGCCAACGTGCTGCTGCTCGACGAGCCGACCAACAACCTCGACCCGGCGTCGCGCGAGGAGATCCTCTCCGCGCTGGCCGGCTACAAGGGCGCGGTCGTGCTGGTCACCCACGACGAGGGCGCGGTGCGGGCGCTCGACCCGGAGAAGGTCTTGCTGCTCCCGGACGGCGTCGAGGACCAGTGGTCCGACGAGCTGCTCGACCTCGTCTCGCTCGCCTGA
- a CDS encoding neutral zinc metallopeptidase produces MDFNDGARLDTSQVRDARGRGRGLAAGGGGISIVGLILFLVLGGDPQSLVQQDPGGSTPGATSDLAERCATGADADRDVDCRVVGVVNSVQAYWTGAFERTNRTYQEADTEIFQGSTTTQGCGSATSAVGPFYCPADATAYLDLGFFESLRDDYGASGGPFAVAYVLAHEYGHHVQNLLGTTEKRQRSRDTGPQSVAVRIELQADCFAGVWAANAVDTGFLARITEADVKDGLSAAAAVGDDRIQEASTGRVDQESWTHGSAEQRQTWFLKGYRGKDPGDCDTFTGRV; encoded by the coding sequence GTGGACTTCAACGACGGGGCCCGGCTCGACACCTCCCAGGTCCGCGACGCCCGCGGTCGCGGACGTGGCCTCGCGGCGGGCGGCGGTGGCATCAGCATCGTCGGCCTGATCCTGTTCCTCGTGCTGGGCGGCGACCCGCAGTCGCTCGTTCAGCAGGACCCAGGAGGGAGTACGCCGGGGGCGACCTCCGACCTCGCCGAGCGGTGCGCCACGGGCGCCGACGCCGACCGGGACGTGGACTGCCGCGTCGTCGGGGTCGTCAACTCCGTGCAGGCCTACTGGACAGGCGCGTTCGAGCGGACCAACCGCACCTACCAGGAGGCCGACACCGAGATCTTCCAGGGCTCGACGACCACGCAGGGGTGCGGCTCCGCGACCTCGGCCGTCGGGCCGTTCTACTGCCCGGCCGACGCCACCGCCTACCTCGACCTGGGCTTCTTCGAGAGCCTGCGCGACGACTACGGCGCGTCCGGCGGTCCCTTCGCGGTCGCCTACGTGCTGGCCCACGAGTACGGCCACCACGTGCAGAACCTGCTCGGCACCACCGAGAAGCGCCAGCGCAGCCGCGACACCGGGCCGCAGTCGGTCGCCGTCCGCATCGAGCTGCAGGCGGACTGCTTCGCCGGGGTGTGGGCGGCCAACGCCGTCGACACCGGATTCCTCGCGCGCATCACCGAGGCCGACGTCAAGGACGGACTGTCCGCCGCCGCGGCCGTCGGCGACGACCGCATCCAGGAGGCCTCGACCGGGCGGGTCGACCAGGAATCGTGGACGCACGGCTCGGCCGAGCAGCGCCAGACCTGGTTCCTCAAGGGCTACCGCGGCAAGGACCCCGGCGACTGCGACACCTTCACCGGCCGGGTCTGA
- a CDS encoding methyltransferase domain-containing protein, whose translation MSDSASRVWAADMSEAYDEHLVPAVFRPFADDLAARVASQRPRDVLELAAGTGVLTGALLQRLPGVRVTATDLNVAMVDLGSARVPAATWQQADAMRLPFPDAMVDLVACQFGVMFFPDRPAAYAEVARVLKPGGHVVFTAWCPLATHDVEAAVLKALEEVFPQDPPSFLDRVPHGYHDQERITADLLAAGLRGIRIEPIELECRGRSAVDLARGYCRGTPLRAEIEARGDLDTATRAVAASLVGAFGAGPVVGHMAALVVTAERPRRADTAPQRGPLGNAGVALMRSRGAPW comes from the coding sequence ATGTCGGACTCCGCGAGTCGGGTGTGGGCCGCTGACATGTCCGAGGCCTACGACGAGCACCTCGTCCCTGCGGTCTTCCGGCCCTTCGCCGACGATCTCGCCGCCCGGGTGGCGAGCCAGCGGCCGAGGGACGTCCTCGAGCTCGCTGCGGGCACGGGGGTGCTGACCGGTGCCCTCCTTCAGCGCCTGCCAGGGGTCCGCGTCACGGCGACCGACCTCAACGTGGCGATGGTCGATCTGGGATCGGCTCGGGTGCCCGCAGCGACCTGGCAGCAGGCAGATGCGATGCGGCTGCCGTTCCCCGACGCGATGGTCGACCTCGTCGCGTGCCAGTTCGGGGTCATGTTCTTCCCGGACCGGCCAGCTGCCTACGCCGAGGTCGCGCGGGTGCTGAAGCCCGGTGGGCACGTCGTCTTCACCGCCTGGTGCCCGCTCGCGACACACGACGTGGAGGCGGCTGTCCTGAAGGCGCTGGAGGAGGTGTTCCCGCAGGACCCCCCGAGCTTCCTGGACCGGGTGCCGCACGGCTACCACGACCAGGAGCGCATCACTGCCGACCTTCTCGCGGCGGGCCTGCGCGGAATCCGCATCGAGCCGATCGAGCTCGAGTGCCGGGGTAGATCGGCTGTCGACCTGGCACGCGGGTACTGCCGGGGTACTCCGCTGCGGGCGGAGATCGAGGCTCGTGGCGACCTCGACACCGCCACGCGCGCCGTGGCGGCCTCGCTGGTGGGCGCCTTCGGGGCGGGCCCTGTCGTGGGACACATGGCCGCCCTCGTGGTCACTGCAGAGAGGCCGCGCAGAGCTGACACCGCTCCGCAGCGAGGGCCACTGGGCAACGCCGGGGTCGCCCTCATGCGCTCGAGGGGCGCGCCGTGGTGA
- a CDS encoding ATP-binding protein: MTAVLERTLELPPEPVSVRQARRFVREALLVAQRAIWQEAAELAVSELVTNAVLHGHSTAWVTVSLDQHRLRVEVRDGSARLPALRHYDDEATTGRGMALVAAVTDAHGVQELSAGGKVVWFVLGDTSELRDSRDPAVGGVRAEGVAPASVAGDGVVLQGLPPLLWLAACQHEDALLRELALVGCVLEAQLAGADIARARLRDAVGRAVSQWAEPGEVAAQAASKDVPGELDVHVAATGEDRVAFDALHAVLEAAERAAAAQRLLVPPSLPEVADMRAWACAQVLAQLDGRPPERWGGLSATAVSDAAVVPRLDASLDALRAAGGSVVAADETNRILSISPSLAQALGWQEADLVGRRVVVLVPEQFRQAHVAGFIRHVSTGATTVTGVPLELPLLHRDGREIRCRFLLETRRTGRGRELYLAWIDPLGDAV; this comes from the coding sequence GTGACCGCCGTTCTGGAGCGCACGCTCGAGCTGCCACCGGAGCCCGTCTCGGTGCGTCAGGCGCGCCGCTTCGTCCGGGAGGCCTTGCTCGTCGCTCAACGGGCGATCTGGCAGGAGGCCGCGGAGCTCGCGGTGAGCGAGCTGGTGACCAACGCTGTCCTGCACGGTCACAGCACGGCGTGGGTGACCGTCTCGCTCGACCAGCACCGGCTCAGAGTGGAGGTGCGTGACGGGAGCGCCCGCCTGCCCGCGCTGCGCCACTACGACGACGAGGCGACCACGGGCCGTGGCATGGCGCTGGTCGCGGCCGTGACCGACGCTCACGGCGTGCAGGAGCTCAGCGCGGGTGGGAAGGTCGTCTGGTTCGTGCTGGGCGACACGTCCGAGCTGCGCGACTCCAGGGACCCCGCCGTGGGCGGTGTGCGCGCGGAGGGGGTGGCCCCTGCGAGCGTGGCCGGAGACGGTGTCGTGCTCCAGGGCCTGCCTCCGCTGCTGTGGCTGGCAGCCTGCCAGCACGAGGACGCCCTGCTGCGCGAACTGGCCCTGGTGGGGTGCGTGCTCGAGGCGCAGCTCGCGGGCGCAGACATCGCGCGCGCCCGGTTGCGCGACGCCGTGGGCCGCGCGGTCTCGCAGTGGGCCGAGCCAGGAGAGGTCGCAGCACAGGCAGCATCGAAGGACGTCCCGGGGGAGCTCGACGTCCACGTCGCCGCGACCGGCGAGGACCGGGTCGCGTTCGACGCCCTGCACGCGGTGCTCGAGGCGGCCGAGCGCGCCGCCGCCGCGCAGCGGTTGCTGGTGCCCCCGTCCCTGCCCGAGGTCGCTGACATGCGCGCGTGGGCCTGTGCCCAGGTGCTGGCGCAGCTGGACGGCCGGCCACCTGAGCGCTGGGGCGGGCTGAGTGCCACCGCCGTGTCCGACGCGGCGGTCGTCCCGCGCCTCGACGCCAGCTTGGACGCGCTGCGTGCCGCTGGCGGCAGCGTCGTGGCTGCCGACGAGACCAACCGGATCCTCAGCATCAGCCCGTCCCTCGCCCAGGCGCTCGGCTGGCAGGAAGCGGACCTCGTCGGACGCCGGGTCGTGGTCCTCGTCCCCGAGCAGTTCCGCCAGGCCCACGTGGCGGGCTTCATCCGCCACGTCAGCACGGGTGCGACGACGGTCACGGGTGTGCCGCTCGAGCTGCCGCTGCTGCACCGGGACGGGCGCGAGATCAGGTGCCGCTTCCTGCTGGAGACCCGCCGCACAGGGCGGGGCAGGGAGCTGTACCTCGCCTGGATCGACCCCCTCGGGGACGCTGTCTGA
- a CDS encoding SpoIIE family protein phosphatase, protein MSVPHVTVASGRAAPRSEIDLEPGSLGSLARVDLAAVAACGAQLRRVVREASSLEEAAQQVATHLHQAFGDEFGSCALLTRVFVTTRADELEDEVRALLDPGPDAAPCLALLATRGAVTDWDDRRQSQAHQVLALSSSDANPLAGMPMINGLFEQFGLVPDAFGQYAHRSAAADFSVFHVEEAAGSPLVPAQDFVHDFGVRSVLGVGCALADGRVIAVVQFTRVPLPAWRAQLFGALAVSLRLALLPLTDAPVFAGAGTAPTVRPGAAAALEAAERHALEQLVTVLGDDLQRQAVELRSEAALVEELQRLGSELACELDLEALVALVVRSAVRTTGATVGVCVFDHVDADGDTRRGSHLLGLAEDAPTAAALVEMAELARLGEGVLRAEALALDGVGSYLAAPVVARCGRVLGAVLLGHPAPTAFGARAEALLVGIAGHAALGLDNARLFSHQRDAATELQRSLLPPDLPPRPGLSFDARYLPGGGAEATVGGDWYDVIGGEGRRTAMVVGDVMGRGLRAAAAMGQLRTALRVLLLAGHSAGEALERLDDLLQHLPGERIATCAVAVHDPGAHSLELVSAGHLPLLLLRPGHAPELVSGEPAGPLGALGQRPVPTTVAFPPGSSLLLFTDGLVERRSESIDVGLARLCDEVGQHRGQIDLDRLLEAVQRGLQDDDTALLLVQAHDGMGR, encoded by the coding sequence GTGAGCGTGCCGCACGTGACGGTGGCGAGCGGGCGCGCAGCGCCGAGGTCGGAGATCGATCTCGAGCCGGGCTCCCTCGGTTCCCTGGCGCGGGTCGACCTGGCTGCGGTGGCCGCCTGCGGTGCGCAGCTGCGGCGTGTCGTCCGCGAGGCGAGCTCGCTCGAGGAGGCGGCGCAGCAGGTCGCGACCCACCTGCACCAGGCCTTCGGCGACGAGTTCGGCTCCTGCGCGCTCCTGACCCGCGTCTTCGTGACCACGCGTGCCGATGAGCTCGAGGACGAGGTGCGCGCCCTCCTCGATCCGGGTCCGGACGCTGCCCCCTGCCTGGCCCTGCTGGCGACCAGGGGTGCGGTGACGGACTGGGACGACAGACGGCAGTCGCAGGCGCACCAGGTGCTGGCGCTGAGCAGCTCCGACGCCAACCCGCTGGCCGGGATGCCGATGATCAACGGCCTGTTCGAGCAGTTCGGGCTCGTCCCCGACGCGTTCGGTCAGTACGCGCACCGCTCCGCTGCCGCCGACTTCAGCGTCTTCCACGTCGAGGAGGCAGCAGGGAGCCCCCTGGTGCCGGCGCAGGACTTCGTCCACGACTTCGGTGTGCGCTCGGTCCTGGGTGTCGGCTGCGCGCTGGCCGACGGTCGCGTGATCGCGGTCGTGCAGTTCACGCGCGTCCCCCTGCCGGCCTGGCGCGCGCAGCTGTTCGGGGCGCTCGCGGTCAGCCTGCGACTGGCTCTGCTTCCGCTCACGGACGCCCCGGTCTTCGCCGGCGCGGGGACCGCGCCCACGGTCAGGCCGGGGGCGGCCGCGGCCCTTGAGGCGGCCGAGCGGCACGCGCTGGAGCAGCTCGTCACCGTGCTCGGCGACGACCTGCAGCGGCAGGCGGTCGAGCTGCGCTCCGAGGCGGCGCTCGTCGAGGAGCTCCAGCGGTTGGGGAGCGAGCTGGCCTGCGAGCTGGACCTCGAGGCGCTGGTCGCCCTCGTCGTCCGCTCCGCCGTCCGGACCACGGGTGCGACGGTCGGTGTCTGCGTCTTCGACCACGTGGATGCGGACGGCGACACCCGTCGAGGCAGCCACCTGCTCGGCCTGGCCGAGGACGCGCCCACGGCGGCGGCGCTCGTCGAGATGGCCGAGCTGGCCCGCTTGGGGGAGGGCGTGCTGCGGGCCGAGGCGCTGGCCCTCGACGGCGTGGGCAGCTACCTGGCTGCGCCGGTGGTGGCTCGGTGCGGACGGGTGCTGGGCGCTGTTCTGCTGGGTCACCCCGCCCCTACCGCGTTCGGCGCGAGGGCGGAGGCTCTCCTCGTCGGCATCGCCGGTCACGCCGCTCTTGGCCTCGACAACGCGCGCCTGTTCAGCCACCAGCGAGACGCGGCGACGGAGCTGCAGCGCAGCCTGCTGCCGCCCGACCTCCCACCCCGGCCCGGCTTGTCCTTCGACGCGCGCTACCTCCCCGGTGGCGGGGCCGAGGCGACGGTCGGCGGAGACTGGTACGACGTCATCGGGGGTGAGGGCCGGCGCACCGCGATGGTCGTCGGCGACGTCATGGGCCGCGGGCTGCGGGCCGCCGCCGCCATGGGCCAGCTGCGCACCGCTCTGCGGGTGCTCCTCCTGGCCGGTCACAGCGCTGGGGAGGCGCTCGAGCGCCTCGACGACCTGCTCCAGCACCTGCCCGGTGAGCGGATCGCGACGTGCGCTGTGGCGGTGCACGACCCCGGCGCGCACTCTCTGGAGCTGGTCAGCGCCGGACACCTGCCCCTGCTGCTCCTGCGTCCGGGCCACGCCCCTGAGCTGGTCAGCGGCGAGCCGGCCGGGCCGCTGGGGGCGCTCGGTCAGCGGCCGGTGCCCACCACCGTCGCGTTCCCGCCGGGCAGCAGCCTGCTGCTGTTCACCGACGGTCTCGTCGAGCGGCGTAGCGAGAGCATCGACGTGGGGCTCGCGCGGCTGTGCGACGAGGTGGGGCAGCACAGAGGGCAGATCGACCTCGACCGGCTCCTCGAGGCCGTGCAGCGCGGCCTCCAGGACGACGACACGGCGCTGCTGCTGGTGCAGGCCCACGACGGGATGGGGCGGTGA
- a CDS encoding metal-sulfur cluster assembly factor has product MTDPVLDTPTVGDAPKPDTSVADIIEAMKDVVDPELGINVVDLGLVYGAQVHADRTVTLDMTLTSAACPLTDVIEDQTNNALAPLVDAVRINWVWMPPWGPDKITDDGRDQLRALGFNV; this is encoded by the coding sequence ATGACCGACCCTGTGCTCGACACCCCGACCGTCGGTGACGCCCCGAAGCCGGACACCAGCGTGGCCGACATCATCGAGGCGATGAAGGACGTCGTCGACCCCGAGCTCGGCATCAACGTCGTCGACCTCGGCCTGGTCTACGGCGCGCAGGTGCACGCCGACCGCACCGTCACCCTCGACATGACGCTGACGTCGGCGGCCTGCCCGCTGACCGACGTCATCGAGGACCAGACCAACAACGCGCTGGCCCCGCTCGTCGACGCGGTCCGCATCAACTGGGTCTGGATGCCGCCGTGGGGCCCCGACAAGATCACCGACGACGGTCGGGACCAGCTGCGGGCGCTCGGCTTCAACGTCTGA
- a CDS encoding SUF system NifU family Fe-S cluster assembly protein has product MSESMYQEIILDHYRNPHHKGLRDPSSGPGVVEVHHVNPTCGDEVTLRVHVVDGVVTDVSYDGQGCSISQASTSVMTDLVIGQPVGGALAKHEAFLELMQSRGQLEPDEDVLEDGIAFAGVSRYPARVKCALLGWMAWKDATAQAVAQDKETS; this is encoded by the coding sequence ATGAGCGAGTCGATGTACCAGGAGATCATCCTCGACCACTACCGCAACCCCCACCACAAGGGTCTGCGCGACCCCTCCAGCGGTCCCGGGGTCGTCGAGGTGCACCACGTCAACCCGACCTGCGGCGACGAGGTGACGCTCCGCGTCCACGTCGTCGACGGTGTGGTGACCGACGTGTCCTACGACGGACAGGGCTGCTCGATCTCGCAGGCGTCCACCTCGGTGATGACCGACCTCGTCATCGGCCAGCCGGTCGGCGGCGCGCTCGCCAAGCACGAGGCGTTCCTCGAGCTGATGCAGAGCCGTGGGCAGCTCGAGCCGGACGAGGACGTGCTGGAGGACGGGATCGCCTTCGCCGGCGTCTCGCGCTACCCGGCGCGCGTGAAGTGCGCGCTGCTGGGCTGGATGGCGTGGAAGGACGCGACGGCACAGGCCGTCGCGCAGGACAAGGAGACGTCATGA